A DNA window from Castanea sativa cultivar Marrone di Chiusa Pesio chromosome 7, ASM4071231v1 contains the following coding sequences:
- the LOC142644111 gene encoding uncharacterized protein LOC142644111, with protein sequence MTAPLLSPFVSGEELYLYLAVSPHAVSSALVREEGRVQKPVYYTSRALRGAEGRYPMMEKVAFALITASRKLRHYFQTHVINVLTDHPLKKAMNKLEAAGRLIQWAVELSEFDIRYQPRSAVKAQALAYFIAEFTPSQDKLNKDEGDESWVIIVDGSSTLYAGGIGVILKSPEGEKLEYAARL encoded by the coding sequence ATGACAGCGCCATTGCTAAGTCCATTTGTATCTGGAGAGGaactatatttgtatttggcggtGTCCCCGCACGCTGTGAGCTCGGCGTTGGTTAGAGAAGAAGGACGAGTTCAAAAACCGGTGTATTACACAAGCCGTGCATTAAGAGGGGCGGAAGGACGGTATCCGATGATGGAAAAGGTAGCCTTTGCCTtgatcacggcttccaggaagctgaggcattatttccaaaCTCATGTTATTAATGTCCTAACGGATCATCCCCTAAAGaaagcaatgaacaagttggaagctgcagGGCGACTGATTCAGTGGGCAGTGGAACTCAGTGAATTTGATATCAGATACCAGCCAAGGAGCGCGGTAAAGGCACAGGCGTTGGCGTatttcattgcagagttcacccccagccaggacAAGCTAAACAAAGACGAAGGAGATGAAAGCTGGGTTATCATTGTAGACGGGTCAtccacactatatgcaggagggattggagtcatactaaaATCCCCGGAGGGTGAAAAATTAGAGTACGCAGCCCGTTTGTAg
- the LOC142642843 gene encoding KH domain-containing protein HEN4, producing MGSTFLTPPAKRPNSTLYAMPDPNPNSANGSSKRHKHPPLSVPPGHVAFRLLCHASRIGGVIGKSGNVIKTLQQGTGAKIRIEEAPNESPDRVILVVANSSLSSKLSLKKSESEVVEEDEEEEEDEEAFGRSGEEVVEVSKAQEALVKVFERILEVAAESDGVGAGVGVVSCRLLVEAAQVGSVIGKGGKVVEKIRKESGTKIRVLSDKLPACAAPSDEMIEIEGDILAVKKALVAVSRRLQDCPPVDKTRMAGSKPLEAVARETLPELRVDHILQRNSGLPSMPSSSISYASGIHPLSVEIDRVPALETNNLFQDVTFKILCSNDRVGGVIGKGGSIVRALQNETGASISVGASIAECDERLITVTASENPDSRYSPAQKAIVLVFSRSIEAGIEKGIDSSSNKGSTVNARIVVPHNQVGCLLGKGGAIVSEMRKVTGTGIRIIGGEQVPKCVSENDQVVQISGELSNVQDALYNVTGRLRDNLFSSTQNNVGARGGSSILTDTSPYGRIRDPVSLGNHPSVGVSHSLSRHTITQSTDPLVGVSHGLGRHTPLTQSMDHLGISHGLDRPPSPRLWASQSAGGVNPRSNPDVGRGLTSLKGGLELGGGSKSAIVTNTTVEIMVPEGVIGSVYGENGSNLNRLRQISGAKVIVHEPLSGTSDRIVVISGTPDETQAAQSLLHAFILTGSS from the exons ATGGGAAGTACTTTTCTCACTCCACCAGCAAAACGCCCGAACTCCACACTCTACGCCATGCCCGACCCGAACCCGAATTCGGCAAACGGATCCTCGAAGCGGCACAAGCACCCGCCGCTGTCCGTTCCGCCTGGCCACGTGGCGTTCCGGCTGCTCTGCCACGCGTCGCGAATCGGCGGGGTGATTGGGAAGTCCGGCAACGTTATCAAGACCCTGCAGCAGGGCACGGGCGCCAAGATCCGAATCGAGGAGGCTCCGAACGAGTCGCCGGATCGGGTCATCCTGGTCGTGGCGAATTCGAGCCTGAGCAGCAAGCTGAGTTTGAAGAAGAGCGAGAGCGAAGTCGTGGAGGAGgacgaggaggaggaggaggacgAGGAAGCATTTGGGAGGAGTGGtgaggaggtggtggaggtgtCGAAGGCGCAAGAGGCGTTGGTGAAGGTGTTCGAGAGGATTCTGGAGGTTGCGGCGGAGAGTGACGGCGTCGGAGCTGGGGTTGGGGTCGTGTCGTGTCGGCTTTTGGTGGAGGCGGCTCAGGTTGGGTCTGTGATTGGGAAGGGAGGGAAGGTTGTGGAGAAGATTAGGAAAGAGAGTGGCactaaaattagggttttgtccGACAAGTTGCCGGCTTGCGCCGCCCCTTCCGACGAGATGATTGAG ATAGAAGGGGATATTTTGGCTGTAAAGAAAGCACTTGTTGCCGTTTCCCGCCGTCTGCAAGACTGTCCTCCAGTTGACAAGACAAGGATGGCTGGAAGCAAACCTCTGGAAGCAGTTGCCCGTGAGACTTTGCCTGAACTGCGTGTAGATCATATTCTTCAAAGGAACTCAGGGCTACCCTCTATGCCAAGTAGCTCAATCAGTTATGCTTCAGGAATTCATCCATTGTCAGTAGAAATTGACAGGGTTCCTGCTCTGGAAACAAACAACTTATTTCAGGATGTTACTTTTAAGATTCTTTGTTCCAATGATAGGGTTGGAGGTGTAATTGGAAAAGGGGGTTCCATTGTTAGGGCTCTTCAAAATGAGACAGGTGCTAGTATAAGTGTTGGAGCTTCTATAGCTGAGTGTGATGAACGACTGATTACTGTTACTGCATCCGAG AACCCTGATTCACGATATTCACCGGCGCAGAAGGCAATTGTTCTTGTTTTCTCTAGATCTATAGAGGCAGGCATTGAGAAGGGGATAGATTCAAGCTCAAATAAGGGGTCAACTGTAAATGCAAGGATTGTAGTCCCACATAACCAAGTTGGTTGTTTGTTGGGAAAAGGGGGTGCAATAGTTTCAGAGATGCGAAAGGTTACAGGTACTGGCATACGAATAATTGGAGGTGAACAGGTTCCAAAATGTGTGTCAGAGAATGATCAAGTGGTGCAG ATTTCAGGAGAGCTTTCAAATGTGCAAGATGCATTGTATAATGTAACTGGTAGACTGCGAGATAACCTTTTCTCAAGCACACAGAACAATGTTGGAGCACGGGGCGGTTCCTCTATATTAACTGATACCAGCCCCTATGGAAGAATAAGAGATCCTGTCTCTCTTGGAAATCATCCATCAGTTGGTGTATCTCATAGTCTCAGCCGACATACTATTACTCAAAGTACAGATCCTTTAGTTGGTGTTTCACATGGTCTCGGTCGACATACTCCTTTAACTCAAAGTATGGATCATCTTGGAATTTCCCATGGTTTAGATCGTCCTCCTTCACCAAGGTTATGGGCATCACAA TCAGCAGGTGGAGTAAATCCAAGAAGCAACCCTGATGTTGGCAGAGGATTGACTTCACTTAAAGGCGGCTTGGAACTAGGCGG TGGAAGCAAATCTGCTATTGTGACAAATACAACTGTGGAGATCATGGTTCCTGAGGGTGTAATCGGTTCTGTATATGGCGAGAATGGTAGTAATCTGAATCGTTTGAGACAG